The Nostoc sp. 'Peltigera membranacea cyanobiont' N6 genome contains the following window.
CCGGTGTTTACACAGGCTTTGTAGACAAGATACCAATGGGTGCTTTTATGAACAAAGGCTTAACCATGAAAACAGGACAGACGCACGTACATCGATATTTAGAAAGGCTACTCGAGCGCGTTCAAAACGGCGATATTGATCCCTCGTTTGTAATTACCCACCGTTTGCCGCTAGAGCAAGCTCCCCACGGCTACGAAATCTTCAAAGACAAGAAAGACAATTGCATCAAGATTGTCCTCAAACCAGGTCAGGCTGCATAAAATCGGCAGCAAGGCTCTGAGGCTACCTTTGAGTTTTGATGCGATCGCTCAACATCGTTTCTGGATGCGGCAAGAAAAAGATCAAGTTCCAGCATCAATATATGGCTGTGTTCGCACTCGTTCACTTCCTTCGTGTTGCAATCTAATACCAGCAATATCTTGAAGGAAGCGATCGCCCATCTTTAAGTTAGTAGTTATTGGTTGCTGCTTTGTTACATATTGGGACAGGTTGGCATATCATCTCCAACGAGTAGCCTTGCGAGACTGGGCAATGCCTCACCGTAAGTTGGGTGAATGTGAACCGATTGTTCAAGTACCTGCCACGTTGCTTTAGCTTCCATAAGTGACAAAAAGACATGCACCAGTTCAGCCGTTTCGTAACCAACCAGCGTTGCTCCTAAAATCAAATTCGTCTCGGTGTCGATGACCATGCGGTAGAAACCCAAATCGTGCCCCCACTCAATGCTACGGGCAATATGAGCCATTGACAGGGTGACTTCACGGGCAGTAATGCCCTGTTTGTGAGCCTGCTCTAACGTCATACCCACTCGACCCACTTGTGGCTCAGTGTAGACGGCATAGCCTAACACCCGATCGTTGCGTGTCCGGTGTTCGCCACACAGAATGGCTTTCAAGCGACGATAGTCTTCCCAAGAAACATGCGTAAAAGCAGGCTGTTTGGCAGCGTCTCCGATCGCATAAATCCCAGCGCAAGTCGTTTGAAATTGCTCGTCGATTTTAATAAAACCCTGTGCATCTAATTCAACACCTGTCACCGCAGAATTTAATGCCTGAGTATTCGGTTTGCGCCCAGTCGCAATCAGCAATGCTTCTCCATCCAGTACTTCACCATTGTTCAGTGTTAGGGTAAATACACCGTTGGTATAAGCAACCTGCTGAACTGTCACATTGAAATGCAGTCCAATTCCGTCTTGCTCAAAGGCATCAGCAAGCACAGCACTGACATCGGATTCTTCTTGAGCCAGCAGCCGAGCGCCCCGCACAATCAATTCAGTTTGGCTCCCTAAACGTGCCATTCCCTGCCCTAACTCCAGGGCAATATAGCCACCGCCGACCACGAGCAACCGGGGCGGAATCTGCTGCAAATCAAAGAAATTTCGGTTGGTCAGATAAGGCGTTCCAGCTAAACCAGGAATATCAGGAATAGTAGAGGATGTTCCTGTGTTGATAACAATGAGCGGAGCCTGCACAGCCACACCTCCTCCGCTTACAATTCTCTCTCCGGTGAAAGCAGCTTCAGCGCAGACTACTCGAACCCCTGCACTGTCTAGTCGCCGTTTGACACCCTGGTTAAACTGGCTGCGAATACTACGCACACGCTCCATCACCGCAGAAAAATCGACCTCGACCTGCGCGTGTATGCCTAGCTTTGCAGCTTGCCCTGCGCGACCTGCGGCATGGGCAGCGGCTAGAAAGGCTTTAGAAGGTGTGCAACCATAGTTTATGCAACTGCCTCCCAATGCATCGCGCTCAAATAGAACGACGTTTCGACCTGATGATGCAAAGTCAGCTGCAAGTGGAATTCCGCCCTGACCGCTTCCAATCACAATTACATCTGCTGTTTCCATTGTTACCTCTGTTGATAGTTGGTCATCATAGTTTGTCAAGTACAACTGGCTTTAATTAAATCGACTGCCTTCTCCCCAGTCTGGGTTAGCCTTTGGCAAGAGAATACATATTTCCCCAACGTGGTGAGAATTGGGTACTTTCGGACTTTCGCGTATCCTATCTACAATATCTTTCACTATGCGATCGCTTGGGAATCTTATTGCCACCTTGCTCTACTGCCTGCTGCCAGACATCCGCTTGCACAGCCGGTTCCAACTCGGCTTTCGCCAAAAACCGCAATTGTCGTTCGTTTGTCGGCATTGGAATTTGCCGACCATTGATCGGCAAAAACTTAATTATGATTCTCATAAACCACAGTCGCCGAAATCTTCAAGTACGCCGCATCACGACTATAATTGAAGCGTTCGCGGCAGTATTATTCAAAAGTCCGGTGCGTGGAACGGTACAGCCGTCTGTCCCGCAACTCCATCAACGCCTGACCTGCTGACAAAAATGCCCTTTCTACCTGACGTTCAAATTGCAAGCGTAAGCTTTGTTCTTGGTCAGTCAACTCTCTTACTTCAACAGCCGTCACCGTGATAGTTGCTCCCCCTGGATTTTCGTGCAAAGAAGTATTTTCCTGAGCATGGTCAGTTGCTAGCTTTGGTTCCTCAGATGTCGCAGGGGTAATTTTCTTGCGTCTAGATGGTGGTCTGTTCATTGCCCCACCTCTAGGCTGACAGCAGTCGAACAAATATTGAATTGTGTCATCATGGAATATATGTTTTTTATCTATCCCCCCAACCTGTATGAAGGATGGGGTTTTTCGTTGCTTTTTATATTTTGCAGCCTTAAAGCACTACCAAATATAAAACTCATTAAAAAATCTCATAGAGCAATTATCAAAAAAAAACACCACACCAGAGCCACCACAACAACAAAATACTATTTGGGCGTATTCTAGGAATACCCTCTTCAACACACGTGTAAAACAACGGCTAATGCTTGATTATTTGACCGCGAGTATTGCATTTTGGATGACTTTATTTGGAGTACAAGAGTCGTTGTTAGAATTTCGCCTGGGTTATCTCGGTCGCTACTGGTTTCTTGCGATTAGTGCTAGCTTACTTATCGGCTTTTTGCTCTCTGCCCCGATTACTATCACCCTAATCATTAAATTTGCAGTAGATCCATTTACTTTCCCAGGTAATGTTATTCTTTGTGCCCTCACTGCGGTAATATTTGGTGTGATTCTCAGTTTGGCGCAGTGGTTGATACTTCGTCAATCCGAGATGACACCAAGAGTCTTTGCACCGATCAATACAGTTATTGGAATTCTCATCTACTTCCTACTAGTATGGCTCAATGAAGGTACTCTGGAGTGGAGCGGTAATCCCATTAACGGCTGGAAAACTGCCCTCGTCTTTTTAGCTGGTGGCGTAATTACCGGAGCAGCCACAGGTAAGGCTTTGGATTTCTATTGTGAACGAGTGGAGCAGCGATTAATTCAGCTTGAAAGAGACAGGGTAGAAAGAGAAACCAGAGATAGAGAAAGAATAGAAAGAGCAAGGCAAGAAAGAGAAAATCTTGAAAGAGAAAATCTTGAAAGGGAAATTTTAGAAAGAAAAAGGATCTCAAGAGAAATCGCTTTGGAGGAAGAAAGAAAGTGGTATGAAGAACATGGCGATGATGATTTCGATTATGAGGAAGATGATGATGAAGAATAATATCTTGACTTCGTGTTATCAGTTATACAAAATCCTACAATCTTAAAGCTTCTAATTGTTAGCTTCGACAACTATTCAATCAAAGTATATATTTAATATGGCTATCAAACACCCTTTTTTACTTGCACTGTTAACGCTCTCCATTATCTGTGTTAGTACGAGTTATGGCTCTGCCCTACTGACAGATATTGCTCAACAAACAGACAACCAAAAGTCCCCATCAATTATTTTCTTCCTGCCCAAAGAACGGCCTCAGACTGGAGTCGGTTGGGAAATCACCACCACTTCTGGGGAGGCAGAACTAGCCTTGGCGAAGCATTTGGTGAACATCGGTGCCAAAGAATACGTCGCTTGGTGGTGTCCTCACTGTCATGAACAAAAATTACTCTTTGGTAAAGAAGCCTACCAGATCATCAACAACAGCATCAAGGTGGAGTGCGATAAGAGAGGTATCAATCCCCACCCAGATTTGTGCAATGCGGCAAAAGTCCCCGGTGTACCAACTTGGGTTATCAATGGACATCAGTATAGCGGCGTGCAAAACCTTAAGGATCTTGCGATAGCTTCTGGCTACAAGGGGGATATGAACTTTCGTTACATCCAAAGCGAATAAGGAGTATATTTGCTTTTTAAGCTGAAGGCAAAGTATTTGGTGGTTGAGAAAGTTGAGCAAATA
Protein-coding sequences here:
- a CDS encoding dihydrolipoyl dehydrogenase family protein; amino-acid sequence: METADVIVIGSGQGGIPLAADFASSGRNVVLFERDALGGSCINYGCTPSKAFLAAAHAAGRAGQAAKLGIHAQVEVDFSAVMERVRSIRSQFNQGVKRRLDSAGVRVVCAEAAFTGERIVSGGGVAVQAPLIVINTGTSSTIPDIPGLAGTPYLTNRNFFDLQQIPPRLLVVGGGYIALELGQGMARLGSQTELIVRGARLLAQEESDVSAVLADAFEQDGIGLHFNVTVQQVAYTNGVFTLTLNNGEVLDGEALLIATGRKPNTQALNSAVTGVELDAQGFIKIDEQFQTTCAGIYAIGDAAKQPAFTHVSWEDYRRLKAILCGEHRTRNDRVLGYAVYTEPQVGRVGMTLEQAHKQGITAREVTLSMAHIARSIEWGHDLGFYRMVIDTETNLILGATLVGYETAELVHVFLSLMEAKATWQVLEQSVHIHPTYGEALPSLARLLVGDDMPTCPNM